The Thiosulfativibrio zosterae genome has a window encoding:
- a CDS encoding Tll0287-like domain-containing protein yields the protein MKKIGLIALTTLFPLSLMAQEPSAQEARGLAKTFVEKLQPELKAGMKNGGPVNAIGVCHSKAPQIAHDLAKSSGWNVNRVSLKPRGASATPDSWETAVMEKFNAQLASGIDVKTIEFSEIVSHNGQQEFRYMKAIPTGEVCLKCHGTDVAAPVKEAIAKFYPQDQATGYQMGQIRGAFSFSKAM from the coding sequence ATGAAAAAAATCGGCCTTATTGCCCTAACCACCCTATTCCCGTTAAGCCTAATGGCGCAAGAACCCAGCGCTCAAGAAGCGCGCGGTTTGGCAAAAACTTTTGTTGAAAAACTACAACCTGAATTAAAAGCCGGTATGAAAAACGGTGGCCCGGTCAATGCGATTGGCGTTTGCCACAGCAAAGCGCCCCAAATTGCGCATGACTTGGCTAAGAGCAGCGGTTGGAATGTTAATCGTGTAAGCTTAAAGCCACGTGGTGCCAGTGCAACACCAGACAGCTGGGAAACCGCTGTGATGGAAAAATTTAATGCTCAACTGGCGTCGGGCATTGATGTGAAAACCATCGAGTTTTCAGAAATCGTGAGTCATAACGGTCAACAAGAATTTCGTTATATGAAAGCCATTCCAACGGGTGAAGTGTGTTTAAAATGCCACGGTACCGATGTGGCCGCACCGGTTAAAGAAGCCATTGCAAAATTCTACCCACAAGATCAAGCGACAGGTTATCAAATGGGTCAAATTCGCGGCGCATTTAGCTTTTCAAAAGCAATGTAA
- a CDS encoding efflux RND transporter periplasmic adaptor subunit: MALIQSLRDKSGQFVKSALIPLLILATAVAVFVYFKNSKPVQPPVEIKQKVWPVKVISVAIDRISPLHSLYGSVESNAMVAVSAPLSGEVAEVTVKPGDEFKAGDLLIALDDADLNLPLRVAQADVEDVQAQLDLEKLAFEANEQKLQNEQKVLEFKRTDVSRNSKLIQKDLTSQTTLDQSKEVLVRQEFAVVNAKLAVQEHQIKLAQLKARLDKSKANLEQAKVNVQRGRVVAPFDGRVTQVKVSKGDRVAPGTVLLSYYGYNSLELKAKLPVFVMPSVYQSFASGYALQANAKVAGMNVELPLVRLAGESSSSGVDAYFKLPESLKITRPGDLMQVSLVGQPQEQVFAVPYSAIYGADSIYVVEAGVMQVKTVQNLGETQVNGEAYALLKDSTGSITNGTQVVVTHLPNAISGLKVAVVQ; the protein is encoded by the coding sequence ATGGCCCTAATACAAAGTTTGAGGGATAAAAGCGGACAGTTTGTAAAAAGTGCGCTGATTCCGTTATTGATTCTAGCCACGGCTGTCGCTGTTTTTGTGTATTTCAAAAACAGTAAGCCGGTGCAACCGCCCGTCGAAATTAAACAAAAGGTTTGGCCAGTTAAGGTTATCAGTGTTGCGATAGATCGCATTTCGCCGTTACACAGTTTATATGGTTCGGTTGAGTCGAATGCCATGGTGGCGGTTTCTGCCCCTTTGAGTGGCGAAGTGGCAGAAGTGACGGTGAAACCTGGAGATGAATTTAAGGCAGGTGATTTACTGATTGCGTTAGATGATGCCGATTTAAATCTGCCATTGCGCGTGGCTCAGGCGGATGTAGAAGATGTGCAGGCGCAACTGGATTTAGAAAAACTGGCCTTTGAAGCCAATGAACAGAAGTTACAAAATGAGCAAAAGGTGTTGGAGTTTAAAAGAACCGATGTGTCGCGTAACTCAAAACTCATTCAAAAAGACCTGACTTCTCAAACGACCTTAGATCAAAGTAAAGAAGTCCTAGTACGCCAAGAATTTGCGGTGGTTAATGCGAAGTTGGCTGTTCAAGAACATCAAATTAAGTTGGCGCAACTCAAAGCGCGTTTGGATAAATCGAAAGCTAATCTTGAGCAGGCTAAGGTAAATGTTCAGCGTGGGCGAGTGGTTGCCCCCTTTGATGGTCGTGTTACGCAAGTGAAGGTTTCTAAGGGCGACCGTGTTGCGCCTGGAACCGTTTTGCTCAGTTATTATGGATACAATTCGTTGGAGCTTAAAGCCAAGTTGCCTGTGTTTGTGATGCCATCGGTTTATCAGAGTTTTGCCAGCGGCTATGCTTTGCAAGCCAATGCCAAGGTAGCTGGCATGAATGTCGAATTGCCTTTGGTGCGCTTAGCGGGAGAGTCTTCTAGCAGCGGTGTAGATGCCTATTTTAAACTGCCAGAAAGCCTAAAAATAACCAGGCCTGGTGATTTGATGCAGGTTTCTTTGGTGGGGCAACCGCAAGAACAGGTGTTTGCCGTGCCTTATTCTGCCATTTATGGCGCAGACAGTATTTATGTGGTTGAAGCGGGTGTGATGCAGGTTAAGACTGTGCAAAACTTGGGCGAAACGCAGGTCAATGGCGAAGCCTATGCGTTACTAAAAGATTCGACTGGCTCTATTACAAACGGCACACAAGTGGTGGTGACGCATTTGCCAAATGCCATTAGCGGACTTAAAGTGGCGGTGGTGCAGTAA
- a CDS encoding efflux RND transporter permease subunit, with the protein MTTQDTSHNTEHQKVMRPEAHEGDFAGYHPKHEKFKSHGFIGMFARHKVAPNLLMIIMILAGIVALMKLNVQFFPNFELDYASVRVVWPGANAEDVETSITAPIERVLRNLDNLDEMTSTSATSVSSVTLKFKEGTNMIEAKDQINQKVSELRNLPQDAEKPVIERIVRYESIARLLLIGQQGSVEEMRHLARKFERELLDAGIDKVNFKGLPDEEMALEISQRQLQNYNLSLDQISSKVAGMSRDLPAGSVGDADSVRDIRAIQQGRNEMDFKQLPLLNTDAQQVKLGDVATIERRAKKDAAELWVEGHPAIEMQLMRSESGDTLKSSKIMQTWLAKTEPTLPQGMQFKVYDETWSLVNQRIMLLVNNGIGGLILVVLILYIFMNGRVAFWVAVGIPVSFMATLMIMYLAGGSINMVSLFGLIMALGIIVDDAIVVGEDALAHHEMGESALRAAEGGAHRMLAPVTASSITTVAAFLPLMMIGGEMGNILFAIPLVIIAVIFASLLESFTILPGHLRHALHKVKPVEPGSIRYRLDGVIDHWRNVQFRGAIRWVLAHRAITIAATVSMMIFVIGLLAGGRLAFVFFPSPESIKLNADARFVSGTPAEVSQAYVDHLYKALLETEQELEPGILKVAVVHYNETSRQQGANFSGINIELVEPDQRKTRNEEFIRVWQSKAGTVPGLDVLTIEAPRMGPPGSDLEVRLWGVEPRDLKQAALDLQEVLGQIPGVIGVRDDLPYGRDQMVYELTSHGKALGFTVANLGQQLSDAFSGRLVQIFTDGEDEVEVRVQYPRDEQATIATMGRMQVVAPSGERVALSSVATWKTQRGFDAVRHVDGRLAVTVIAEVDKSVNNANLILAQLKESTLKTLVENYGLQYSLEGQNARQAETMGDMKIGLLIGLSMIYIVLAWVFASYAWPLVVMLAIPFGLVGAVLGHWWLGIDMTILSMFGFFGLSGIVVNDSIILVSFYKRLREEGMAVNDALEEASVQRVRAVLLTSLTTIAGLLPLLFETSLQAQFLIPMAVSIAFGLAFSTILILLVIPATLSFYESWQEKRQKQSAQLVEQVA; encoded by the coding sequence ATGACAACTCAAGACACCTCGCACAATACAGAGCATCAAAAGGTAATGCGCCCCGAAGCGCATGAGGGCGATTTTGCCGGTTACCACCCTAAGCACGAAAAATTTAAGTCGCATGGTTTTATCGGCATGTTTGCTCGCCATAAGGTGGCGCCCAACCTGTTGATGATTATCATGATCTTGGCGGGTATTGTGGCCTTGATGAAACTCAATGTGCAGTTCTTTCCAAATTTTGAATTGGATTATGCGTCGGTGCGTGTGGTTTGGCCGGGGGCAAATGCCGAAGATGTTGAAACCTCTATTACCGCACCCATAGAGCGTGTTTTGCGCAATTTGGATAATCTAGATGAAATGACCTCGACCTCGGCAACCAGTGTGTCCTCGGTGACTTTGAAATTCAAAGAAGGCACCAATATGATTGAGGCGAAAGATCAAATCAATCAAAAGGTCAGCGAATTACGCAACTTGCCGCAAGATGCCGAGAAGCCGGTGATTGAACGCATAGTGCGCTACGAATCGATTGCGCGTTTGTTGTTGATTGGGCAACAGGGTTCGGTTGAAGAAATGCGCCATTTGGCGCGTAAGTTTGAGCGTGAGCTGTTAGATGCCGGTATTGATAAGGTGAATTTCAAAGGCTTGCCTGACGAAGAGATGGCCTTAGAAATATCTCAACGCCAATTGCAAAATTACAATTTATCGCTCGATCAAATCAGCAGTAAAGTGGCGGGCATGAGTCGTGATTTGCCAGCGGGCTCGGTGGGCGATGCCGACAGTGTGCGGGATATTCGCGCGATTCAACAGGGTCGCAATGAAATGGACTTTAAGCAACTGCCTTTGCTTAACACAGATGCACAACAAGTTAAGTTGGGCGATGTGGCCACCATCGAGCGCCGTGCCAAAAAAGATGCCGCAGAGCTCTGGGTGGAAGGGCATCCCGCCATCGAAATGCAGTTAATGCGTTCTGAGTCGGGTGACACTTTAAAATCATCCAAAATCATGCAAACCTGGTTGGCTAAAACTGAGCCGACCCTACCTCAAGGTATGCAATTTAAGGTTTATGACGAAACCTGGTCTTTGGTGAATCAGCGCATCATGTTATTGGTGAATAACGGGATTGGTGGTCTGATTTTGGTGGTGTTAATTTTGTATATTTTCATGAACGGTCGCGTCGCCTTTTGGGTGGCGGTAGGGATTCCGGTGTCTTTTATGGCGACCTTGATGATTATGTATTTGGCGGGCGGCAGTATCAATATGGTCAGCTTGTTTGGGCTGATTATGGCGCTGGGGATTATCGTGGACGACGCCATCGTGGTGGGCGAAGACGCATTGGCGCATCATGAAATGGGCGAGTCGGCTTTACGAGCCGCAGAGGGCGGAGCGCATCGTATGTTGGCACCGGTAACCGCTTCATCGATTACCACGGTGGCTGCATTTTTGCCGTTGATGATGATTGGCGGGGAAATGGGCAATATTTTATTTGCCATCCCTTTAGTGATTATTGCGGTCATTTTTGCATCCTTGTTAGAAAGTTTTACCATTTTGCCGGGGCATTTGCGCCATGCGCTTCACAAGGTTAAGCCCGTTGAGCCGGGTTCGATTCGCTATCGCTTAGATGGGGTGATTGACCATTGGCGTAATGTGCAGTTTCGTGGGGCCATTCGTTGGGTGTTGGCGCACCGAGCCATTACCATTGCGGCAACGGTTTCGATGATGATTTTTGTGATTGGATTATTGGCGGGTGGTCGCCTAGCGTTTGTATTTTTCCCATCACCTGAGTCGATAAAACTCAATGCGGATGCACGCTTTGTGTCTGGCACGCCTGCCGAAGTGAGTCAGGCCTATGTGGATCATTTGTACAAGGCGTTGTTAGAAACCGAGCAAGAACTTGAACCCGGCATTTTAAAAGTGGCGGTGGTGCATTACAACGAAACCTCAAGACAGCAGGGGGCGAATTTCAGTGGCATTAACATTGAATTGGTGGAGCCAGATCAGCGTAAAACCCGTAATGAAGAATTTATTCGCGTTTGGCAGTCTAAAGCTGGCACTGTCCCGGGATTAGATGTGTTGACGATTGAAGCGCCACGCATGGGCCCTCCGGGCAGTGATTTGGAAGTGAGATTATGGGGTGTTGAGCCACGCGACTTAAAACAGGCAGCCTTAGACTTGCAAGAAGTCTTAGGGCAAATTCCGGGTGTTATTGGCGTGCGCGACGATTTGCCCTATGGCCGTGATCAAATGGTTTATGAGTTGACATCGCATGGCAAAGCGCTTGGGTTTACGGTGGCGAATTTGGGTCAGCAATTATCAGATGCCTTCTCTGGGCGCTTGGTGCAGATCTTTACCGATGGCGAAGATGAAGTCGAAGTGCGCGTGCAATATCCTAGAGATGAGCAAGCAACGATTGCGACGATGGGGCGAATGCAAGTGGTTGCTCCGAGCGGTGAAAGAGTGGCTTTAAGTTCGGTCGCCACCTGGAAAACCCAACGCGGTTTTGATGCGGTGCGTCATGTGGATGGTCGCCTCGCAGTGACCGTGATTGCAGAAGTGGATAAAAGCGTGAATAACGCCAATCTCATTTTGGCGCAGCTTAAAGAAAGTACATTGAAAACCTTGGTTGAAAATTATGGTTTGCAATATTCATTAGAAGGTCAAAATGCGCGTCAAGCAGAAACCATGGGCGATATGAAAATCGGTTTATTGATTGGTTTATCGATGATTTATATTGTTTTGGCTTGGGTGTTTGCATCCTATGCATGGCCATTGGTGGTGATGTTAGCCATTCCTTTTGGATTGGTGGGCGCTGTGCTTGGGCATTGGTGGTTGGGTATTGATATGACCATCTTATCGATGTTTGGCTTCTTTGGTTTATCAGGGATAGTGGTTAACGATTCTATTATTTTGGTGAGTTTTTATAAACGCTTGCGAGAAGAGGGAATGGCGGTCAATGATGCACTGGAGGAGGCGTCTGTTCAGCGTGTTCGGGCTGTATTGTTAACTTCTTTAACCACTATTGCAGGGCTATTGCCTTTGTTGTTTGAGACCTCATTACAAGCGCAATTCTTAATCCCTATGGCGGTGTCAATTGCTTTTGGTTTGGCTTTCTCAACCATTTTGATTTTGTTGGTCATTCCTGCAACCTTATCTTTTTATGAGTCTTGGCAAGAAAAGCGCCAGAAACAATCGGCGCAATTAGTTGAGCAGGTTGCCTAA
- a CDS encoding rhodanese-like domain-containing protein yields MPLRLKDLVATAKETIKEVSCDEVANLQCQGYKLLDVREASEYLDGTIPMSLHIPRGLLEPKCDMCFDGHQSELSDPNQPWIIFCQAGGRGALAAYTMHLMGYTNVVNLSGGFNAWKAFGGAISTPPIENGLIRCDHPWNPGYTNE; encoded by the coding sequence ATGCCACTCAGATTAAAAGATTTGGTAGCGACTGCCAAAGAAACGATAAAAGAAGTTAGCTGCGACGAAGTGGCCAATCTCCAATGCCAAGGTTATAAATTATTAGATGTTCGCGAAGCCTCGGAATATCTAGATGGAACCATCCCCATGTCTTTGCACATACCGCGCGGTTTACTAGAACCTAAATGCGATATGTGTTTTGACGGACACCAATCCGAACTCTCAGACCCTAACCAACCTTGGATTATTTTTTGCCAGGCTGGCGGAAGAGGCGCTTTAGCTGCCTATACCATGCACCTAATGGGTTACACCAATGTGGTCAACTTAAGTGGTGGATTTAATGCCTGGAAAGCTTTTGGTGGCGCTATTTCTACCCCGCCGATTGAAAACGGTTTGATTCGCTGTGACCATCCGTGGAACCCAGGTTATACCAACGAATAG